A genomic window from Fibrobacterota bacterium includes:
- a CDS encoding tyrosine-type recombinase/integrase produces the protein MRSVECWLEARAQVLESLDVPACSSQPPKTWLVVIQEMQDALRIQRYSPRTMESYGMWVDRFAKRCPEVPKDDLEASREADIFLAELALKHNLASASIDQARNSLAWLFRRQMGFDFVLPDKGTAHRGRRIPQVISSAKVRDLLTHCEDPWDLFFGLQYGCGLRLMELLEMRIQEVDLDRRVLTVRHGKGDVDRQCLLPQALHQRLGLHLARRQEVWNADLAKGHATVDLPGAAARTSTDWRWQHLFGASRPLRHPVSGDRRRWRPLETKVREVLREAASRAGIIGHVHPHLLRHCFATHLLEAGVPIQTIQSQLGHAKLQTTLIYLHVKSPAPETTSPWT, from the coding sequence ATGAGATCCGTGGAGTGCTGGCTGGAGGCTCGCGCCCAAGTGCTGGAATCGCTGGACGTACCTGCTTGTTCAAGCCAGCCTCCAAAGACTTGGCTGGTGGTGATCCAAGAGATGCAGGACGCTCTACGGATCCAACGCTATAGCCCTAGGACCATGGAGAGCTATGGAATGTGGGTGGACAGGTTCGCGAAGCGATGTCCAGAGGTTCCCAAGGACGACCTCGAAGCATCGCGGGAAGCTGACATATTCCTCGCCGAGTTGGCCTTGAAGCACAATCTGGCCTCGGCGAGCATCGACCAAGCGCGCAACAGCCTGGCTTGGTTGTTTCGCCGACAAATGGGTTTTGATTTTGTGCTTCCCGACAAAGGCACTGCCCACCGCGGTCGCCGAATCCCGCAGGTCATTTCCTCCGCAAAGGTGCGCGATCTCCTGACGCATTGCGAGGATCCATGGGATCTATTCTTCGGCTTGCAGTACGGTTGCGGCTTGCGTCTGATGGAATTGCTCGAGATGCGTATTCAGGAAGTCGACCTGGATCGGCGGGTGTTGACCGTCCGGCATGGCAAAGGGGATGTCGATCGCCAGTGCTTGCTTCCACAAGCATTGCACCAGCGCCTTGGGTTGCATCTGGCGCGACGACAAGAGGTTTGGAACGCGGATCTGGCAAAGGGGCATGCGACAGTGGATCTTCCGGGAGCCGCTGCGCGGACCTCCACCGACTGGAGATGGCAACATCTGTTCGGGGCGAGTCGACCTCTCCGTCATCCTGTATCCGGAGACCGCCGTAGGTGGCGTCCTCTCGAGACCAAGGTGCGCGAGGTTCTGCGCGAGGCGGCATCGAGGGCGGGAATCATAGGCCATGTACACCCACATCTGTTACGTCATTGCTTCGCGACCCATCTGCTCGAAGCCGGTGTTCCCATCCAAACGATCCAAAGTCAGTTGGGGCATGCAAAGTTGCAGACCACTTTGATCTACCTCCACGTAAAATCACCCGCCCCCGAAACCACCTCCCCCTGGACCTGA
- a CDS encoding AAA family ATPase, translated as MKLNRFEIKNFRGINEISINLFDYTSLIGPNNCGNHRFFKH; from the coding sequence GTGAAACTCAATCGCTTTGAAATAAAAAACTTCCGTGGCATTAATGAAATCAGCATCAATTTATTTGATTATACATCTTTAATTGGTCCAAATAATTGCGGAAATCATCGATTCTTCAAGCATTAG
- a CDS encoding glycosyltransferase family 2 protein, whose translation MPDSRVGVLVPAYRAERTIARVVSQIRTTVDLPVVVVDDGSGDGTSEIAASAGATVVTLAQNGGKGTALWQGMAKCREMGLDWVVTVDADGQHLPEEISRFLPLINSDKCGLVVGARELRPRSMPWPRVCSNRLTTALLELQAGCRLWDSQCGYRMYRIQAVMESKLPEQGRFEWESSALVRIARRGWKIERVGISTVYEDEGSHIHPWRDTARFIRLWFGLWKVVFTRS comes from the coding sequence GTGCCTGATTCGCGCGTTGGCGTGCTGGTTCCCGCCTACCGTGCCGAACGCACCATCGCTCGGGTTGTTTCGCAGATTCGCACCACGGTCGACCTTCCCGTGGTGGTGGTGGACGATGGCTCGGGGGACGGTACGTCAGAAATTGCCGCATCCGCGGGCGCCACCGTGGTCACCCTGGCGCAAAATGGCGGCAAAGGCACCGCGCTGTGGCAGGGCATGGCCAAATGCCGAGAGATGGGCCTGGACTGGGTGGTCACGGTGGATGCCGACGGCCAGCACCTCCCTGAGGAAATCTCACGCTTTCTGCCTCTGATAAACTCCGACAAGTGCGGACTGGTGGTGGGCGCGCGCGAGCTGCGGCCGCGCTCCATGCCATGGCCCCGGGTGTGTTCCAATCGCCTCACCACCGCCCTCCTGGAACTCCAGGCGGGATGTCGCCTATGGGACAGCCAATGCGGTTACCGGATGTACCGGATCCAAGCGGTGATGGAATCCAAACTCCCCGAGCAAGGCCGATTCGAGTGGGAGTCGTCGGCCTTGGTGCGCATCGCCCGGCGCGGTTGGAAAATCGAGCGGGTGGGGATTTCCACCGTGTATGAGGATGAAGGCAGCCACATCCATCCGTGGCGCGACACGGCCCGGTTCATCCGGTTGTGGTTTGGGCTTTGGAAGGTGGTTTTCACGCGGAGCTGA
- a CDS encoding O-acetyl-ADP-ribose deacetylase gives MPLTTLQADITKIRVDATVNAANTSLLGGSGVDGAIHKAAGPALLDECRAIRARQGGCKVGEAVITGAGNLPSKYVIHTVGPVWGNNPYEAKQLLARAYQSCLELASSHNLASIAFPNISTGIYRFPKDLAAEIAIATCTDWLTTRPSPTDIRFVCFDAENLAIYQRLLSAE, from the coding sequence ATGCCCCTCACCACCCTCCAAGCCGACATCACCAAGATCCGCGTCGACGCGACCGTCAACGCCGCCAACACCTCCCTGCTGGGCGGAAGCGGTGTGGACGGCGCCATCCACAAGGCGGCGGGCCCCGCGCTGTTGGACGAGTGCCGCGCCATCCGTGCCCGGCAAGGTGGATGCAAGGTCGGCGAGGCGGTGATCACGGGAGCCGGAAACCTCCCGTCAAAATATGTCATCCACACCGTGGGCCCGGTCTGGGGCAACAACCCCTACGAAGCCAAACAGCTCTTGGCGCGCGCCTACCAATCCTGTCTGGAACTGGCCTCAAGCCACAACCTGGCTTCCATCGCCTTCCCCAACATCTCCACCGGCATCTACCGCTTCCCCAAGGACCTCGCCGCCGAAATCGCCATCGCCACCTGCACCGATTGGCTCACGACCCGGCCCTCCCCCACCGACATCCGCTTTGTCTGCTTCGACGCGGAGAATTTGGCGATCTACCAGCGATTGCTGAGCGCCGAATGA
- a CDS encoding AAA family ATPase, translated as METDISYQGHGAQRSLIFALIEAVAKHNSNGGQPQGQTKSTILLFEEPELFLHPHLIRRLQVCPGLNFCSGSLAGHCIYSFSCNDRYC; from the coding sequence ATTGAAACTGACATTTCCTACCAAGGACACGGCGCTCAACGATCCCTAATCTTCGCTCTAATCGAAGCTGTTGCTAAACACAATTCTAATGGCGGTCAACCACAAGGACAAACGAAGTCAACAATCCTTCTATTTGAAGAACCAGAACTATTTCTTCATCCTCACCTTATTCGACGACTCCAAGTCTGCCCTGGCCTCAATTTCTGCTCAGGCAGCTTGGCAGGTCATTGTATCTACTCATTCTCCTGTAATGATCGATATTGTTGA
- a CDS encoding NADP-dependent isocitrate dehydrogenase, translated as MKHTIHYTLTDESPMLATQSLLPIVKAFTAPVGIDVELRDISLSGRILAVFPEFLAQDQRQGDDLAFLGKLTQDPKANIIKLPNISASVPQLKAAIKELQAQGYAVPDYPDAPSDEATKGIKARYDKIKGSAVNPVLREGNSDRRAPRAVKNFAKKNPHSMGAWSADSLTHVASMASGDFYGSEKSITLPEATTFAIEFVGQNGEVTLLRKAAPLEAGEILDASVLSLSALESFLAKEVQDAKAKGVLFSVHLKATMMKVSDPILFGAVVRVFFREVFTKYSDLFQELGFDANNGLGDLYARLAGHAKESEVKAALDKAIADGPALAMVNSDKGITNLHVSSDVIVDASMPAMIRTSGRMWNKEGKAQDAKCVIPDRSYAGVYEATIDFCKKHGAFDPRTMGSVPNVGLMARSAEEYGSHDKTFQATAKGTIRAVDSSGKVLLEQTVDAGDIFRMCQAKDAPVRDWVKLAVNRARLSGLPSVFWLDPARAHDLEIIKKVGAYLKEHDTNGLDIKILDPVAACTLTLQRAKEGLDTISVTGNVLRDYLTDLFPILELGTSAKMLSIVPLMAGGGLFETGAGGSAPKQVEQLIEENCLRWDSLGEFLALAVSFEHLSQVTGDTKAKVLADTLDEANGKVLEFNRSPARKVGELDNRGSHFYLALYWAQALAAQTADKELALCFAPLAAELTSKESTIVSELNGAQGVKVDVGGYYRPNPTKLEKVMRPSKTFNEALKLVKA; from the coding sequence ATGAAGCACACCATCCACTACACGTTGACCGACGAATCCCCCATGCTCGCGACCCAGTCGCTCCTGCCGATCGTGAAGGCCTTCACGGCGCCGGTGGGGATTGATGTGGAACTGCGCGACATTTCCCTTTCCGGCCGCATCCTCGCCGTCTTTCCCGAGTTCCTTGCCCAAGACCAGCGCCAGGGCGACGATCTCGCCTTCCTGGGTAAGTTGACCCAGGACCCGAAGGCCAACATCATCAAGCTGCCCAACATCTCGGCTTCCGTCCCGCAGCTCAAGGCCGCGATAAAAGAGCTTCAGGCCCAAGGCTATGCCGTCCCTGATTATCCTGACGCCCCCTCCGACGAGGCGACCAAGGGCATCAAGGCCCGCTACGACAAGATCAAGGGATCTGCCGTGAATCCGGTGCTGCGCGAAGGCAACTCGGATCGCCGCGCACCGCGAGCTGTCAAGAACTTCGCCAAGAAGAACCCCCACAGCATGGGCGCCTGGAGCGCCGATTCGCTGACGCATGTGGCCTCCATGGCCTCCGGGGACTTCTACGGCTCCGAAAAGTCCATCACCTTGCCCGAGGCCACCACCTTCGCCATCGAGTTCGTGGGCCAAAACGGCGAGGTCACCCTATTGCGCAAGGCCGCGCCGCTGGAGGCCGGCGAGATCCTCGACGCCTCGGTCCTTTCGTTGTCGGCCCTGGAGAGCTTCCTGGCCAAAGAGGTGCAGGACGCCAAGGCCAAAGGCGTGCTCTTTTCGGTGCATCTGAAGGCCACCATGATGAAGGTCTCGGACCCCATCCTCTTTGGTGCCGTGGTCCGCGTGTTCTTCCGCGAGGTCTTCACCAAGTACAGCGACCTTTTCCAGGAGCTGGGGTTCGATGCCAACAACGGCTTGGGCGATCTGTACGCCCGCTTGGCAGGACACGCCAAGGAATCCGAAGTCAAGGCGGCGCTGGACAAGGCCATCGCCGATGGACCTGCACTTGCCATGGTCAATTCCGACAAGGGCATCACCAACCTCCACGTGTCGTCGGACGTGATTGTGGATGCCTCCATGCCCGCCATGATCCGCACTTCGGGGCGCATGTGGAACAAGGAAGGCAAGGCGCAAGACGCCAAATGCGTGATCCCCGACCGCAGCTACGCGGGGGTCTATGAGGCCACCATCGATTTCTGCAAGAAGCACGGCGCCTTTGATCCGCGCACCATGGGAAGCGTCCCCAACGTGGGCCTGATGGCCCGCAGCGCCGAGGAATACGGCTCCCATGACAAGACCTTCCAGGCCACCGCCAAGGGAACCATCCGCGCCGTGGACTCTTCCGGCAAGGTGCTTCTGGAACAGACCGTGGACGCCGGTGACATTTTCCGGATGTGCCAGGCCAAGGACGCGCCGGTGCGCGACTGGGTGAAACTCGCCGTGAATCGTGCCAGGCTCTCCGGCCTGCCTTCGGTCTTCTGGCTGGATCCGGCGCGCGCCCACGACCTCGAGATCATCAAGAAGGTGGGAGCGTACCTGAAGGAGCACGACACCAACGGGCTGGACATCAAGATTCTGGATCCAGTGGCGGCGTGCACCTTGACCTTGCAGCGGGCCAAGGAAGGTCTGGACACCATCTCGGTGACAGGAAATGTCCTGCGCGACTACCTCACCGACCTCTTCCCCATCCTGGAGCTGGGGACTTCGGCCAAGATGCTTTCCATCGTGCCCTTGATGGCCGGCGGAGGCCTGTTCGAAACCGGCGCGGGCGGATCGGCCCCCAAGCAGGTGGAACAGCTCATCGAGGAGAACTGCCTGCGTTGGGATTCGTTGGGCGAATTCCTGGCCCTGGCCGTGTCCTTCGAACACCTCTCGCAGGTGACAGGTGACACCAAGGCCAAGGTCCTGGCCGACACCCTCGACGAAGCCAACGGCAAAGTCTTGGAGTTCAACCGCTCCCCCGCCCGCAAGGTGGGCGAACTCGACAACCGCGGCTCGCACTTCTACCTGGCCTTGTACTGGGCCCAAGCCCTGGCCGCCCAAACAGCGGACAAGGAACTCGCCTTGTGCTTCGCGCCCCTAGCCGCCGAACTCACCTCCAAAGAGTCCACGATCGTCTCCGAACTGAACGGCGCCCAAGGCGTGAAGGTAGACGTAGGCGGCTACTACCGCCCCAACCCCACCAAGCTCGAAAAGGTCATGCGCCCCAGCAAAACCTTCAACGAAGCGCTGAAGTTAGTGAAGGCCTGA